The Halorubrum salinarum genome segment GGCCGTCTGGAAGGCGGTCGAGGGGCTCCGGGAGGAGGGGTTCGCGGTGGAGTCGACGCCGGACGGCTACGTCGCGCCCGACGACCCGGGCTACTCCGGGGCGGGCATCGCGTTCGGGCTCGACGCTCCTTACTCGGTGGAGTACCACGACCGGGTCGGGTCGACGAACGAGCGGGCCCGCGAGCTCGCGGGAGAGGGCGCCGCGGACGTCGCGGTGGTCGCCGACGAGCAGACGGGGAGCCGGGGGCGCCTCGACCGCGAGTGGGTGGCGCCGAGCGGCGGCGTCTGGCTGTCGGTCCTGACCCGCCCCGACGTGCCGACCGCGCGGGCGCCGCTCTTCACGCTCGCGGCCGCGGTCGCGACGACCGACGCCGCCCGCCAGGCCGGCGTCGACGCGCGGATCAAGTGGCCGAACGACGTGCTGGTCGCGGGCGACGGGAACGGCGAGGGCGGGGGCGATCCGGACCCGACCGGCCGCGGCGGCCGGAAGCTGGCGGGGATACTCACGGAGATGGAGGGGGAGGCCGACCGCGTGGGCTGGCTCGTCGTCGGCGTCGGCGTCAACGCCAACCTCGACCCCGAGACGCTGCCCGCGGGCGCGACGTCGCTGTCGGCCGAGCGCGGCGCCCCGGTCGACCGGCGGCGGTTCGCCGCGACGCTGCTCGAACGCTACGCGGAACTCACCGCGTCGCCCGAGGCCCTCGACGGCGTCCTCCCGGCGTGGCGCGAGCGGGCGAGCACGCTCGGGCGGCGGGTCCGCGTCGAGGCCGCCGACGGCGTCGTGGAGGGCACCGCCGTCGACGTCGCCGAGCCGGGCGCGCTCGTGATCGATACCGACGAGGGGCGGCGGCGCGTCCACGCGGGCGACTGCGAACACCTCCGCGACGCGGAGTGAGGTGGGCGGCGGGGCCCGAGCCTCCTCTTTATCCGGTCTCCGTCGCGTCCGAGACCGGCCCCTCGGCGTCGGTCCCGGCCGCCTCGCCCGCCGTCGCCGACTCGGCGGCGCTCGGCGGCTCCTCGCCGTCGCCGATCCGCACCGTCAACACCGGAACCGACGAGCCCCGCACGACCTTCTCCGCGACGCTGCCGAGGAGCAGCCGGTCGATGCCGCCGCGGCCGTGGGTCCCCATCACGACGAGGTCGCAGCCCGCCTCCTCGGCGTGGGTGATGATCTCGCGGCTGGGCGACCCCTCGACGACGGCCGTCTCCACGTCCACGTCGCGGTCGGCGGCCAGTTCGCGGACCGTTTCGAGCGCCGCCTCCCCGTCGTCGTACAGCAGGTCGCCGACGCCCTCCCAGGTCGTCTCCATCGGCATCCCGGCGTACCGCGCGGTGTCGACCACGTAGATGGCGCGGACCGAGGCCCCGTGGACCGCGGCGAGATCGAGCGCGTGGCACACCGCCAGCTCCCCCTCCGAGGAGCCGTCGGTCGGGACCAGAATCCGGTCATATAGGGGCATGTTCACATGACTCATATCACCGACGACGGATAACCCTTTGCGGTTCTTGCCGGTTTCTCGCCGTCGCCCCCGCCCCGGCCGCGACGGGGCGCGCGTTTATGCTCCGTCCCGTCGAGGGGACGGTATGTCCGACGAGATCACCCTCTCCCGGCTCGAACCGACGCTCGAAGACCACGCGTACCCCGCGGATCGAGACGCCCTCGCCGAAGCGTTCGCCGGGACCACGGTGCTGTTCGCCGACGGCGACGCCGACCTCGGCGACCTCCTCGCCGACGTCGACCAGGAGACGTTCGAGAGCGCCGACGACGCGCACGCCGCGCTCCAGAACGTCCTCCCCATCGAGGCGCTCGGGGAACCGGGCCAGTCCGACGGCGACGCCTGACGGGGCCCGCTTTGCCGCTCGCTCCTCACCGCTTCGCACGCCGCGGCCACTCCTCACCGCTTCGCACGCCGCGGCCCCTCGTCATCGCGTCCCACGCCACGGCGCGTCTCGCATCGCTTTTCACCGCGGATCGCGGACTGGCGGTAATGAGTTACCGGATCGGTCTCGTCGGCAAGCCCTCGGTGGGGAAGTCGACGTTCTTCAACGCCGCGACCATGAACGACGTGCCGGAGGGCGCGTACCCGTTCACCACCATCGACCCGACCGTCGGCGAGGCGTACGTCCGCGTCGACTGCGCCGCCCCCGAGTTCGACGAGACGTGTACGCCGAGCGTCGGCGTCTGCCGCGAGGGGACGCGGTTCGTCCCCGTCAAGCTCGTGGACGTGGCCGGGCTCGTCCCGGGCGCCCACGAGGGGCGCGGGCTCGGCAACCAGTTCCTCACCGACCTCAACGAGACCGACGTGCTGATCCACGTCGTCGACTTCTCGGGGAAGACCGACATCGAGGGCGAGGCGACGGAGGGCCACGACCCCCGCGAGGACATCGACTTCTTGGAGGAGGAGCTCGACGCCTGGTACCTCGACGTGTTAGAGAAGGGCCTCGAGAAGTACGAGACGCGGTACCAGGGCGCCGACGCCGCCGTCGAGGAGGAGCTCGCCGAGCAGATGTCCGCGTTCGGCACGGACAAAGACCGGATGAAGCGGACCATCCTCGCGCAGGGGCTCGAACTCGATCCGGAGACGTGGGACGAGACGGACCGGATCGAACTGGCCCGCGAGATCCGCAAGCGGACGAAGCCGATGGTGATCGCCGCCAACAAGATGGACACGCCCGAGGCGCAGGCGAACTGGGAGGAGATCACTTCGGACCCCGACTACGACCACCTCTCCTTCGTCCCCGCGAGCGCCCACGCCGAGAAGGCGCTGAAGAACGCCGACGAGGCGGGCGTCGTCGACTACACGCCGGGCGAGGACGAGTTCGAGGTCGTCGGCGACGTCTCCGGCGAGCAGGCGGCCGGGCTCGATCAGATCGCGGAGTTCGTCGGCGAGTACAACGGCACGGGCGTCCAGGGCGCGCTCGAAGCGGCCGTCTTCGACGTGCTGGGCTGTATCGCGGTCTTCCCCGGCTCCGCCAACGGGAGCAAAGACGAGAAGGGGGTCTTCCGCGACTGCTTCATCCTCCCCGAGGGCGCCACGACCGAGGACTTCGCGTACCACATCCACTCCGACATCGGCGAGGGGCTGCTCCACGGCACCGACTGCCGGAGCGGCCGGCAGGTCGGGGCCGACCGCGAGCTCTCCCACCGCGACGTGATCGAACTGGTCTCGACGAAGCAGGCGGCGCCGTAGTCGCCCCGCGCTGCCCGGGCCCTCGACGCCCCCGATCAGCTATTACCCGCCGGGGTCCAACCGGACCCCATGGAACGGACCGTCACGGTCGAACCCGAGGCCGGCCTTCACGCGCGACCCGCCTCGAAGCTGGTACAGACGGCGAACCGATTCGACGCCGACGTGTCGATCGGTCGCGCCGACGACGGCGACGACGGCCTCGTCCGCGCCGACAGCATGCTCTCTGTCAGCGGTCTGAACGTCGAACACGGCGAGTCGGTCCGCGTGGTCGCCGAGGGGCCCGACGCGGAGGCGGCGCTGGACGCCGTCTGCGACCTGCTCACGAGTCCAGTCGAGGAGGCGGACGAGGAGGAGACGGACGGCGGTGACGCGGAGGACGCCCCGTGAGGACGCTCGCCGGCGTCGGAAGCACGCCGCGTGCGGGCGTCGGGACGGCGCGCTGGTACCGGCCCGAGGCCGATCTGTCGCTCCCCGACCGCCCGGACGCCGTCGACGCCGACGCCGAACTGGACCGGTACGAGGCGGCCCGCGACGCCGCGCGGGAAGCCCTCCGCGACGCCCGCGACCGGACGGCCGAGCGCGTGGGCGAGAAGGAGGCCGCGGTGTTCGAGGCCCACGAGGGCTTCCTCGACGACCCGACGATAGTCGAGGACGTCGCGGCCGCGATCCGGGAGGGGACGCCGGCGGAACACGCGGTCGCGGACCGGTTCGACGAGGCCGTCGCGCAGTTCGAGGGCATGGAGGGGCGGATGGCCGAGCGCGCCGACGACCTGCGCGACGTCCGCGACCGGCTGCTCCGCGCGCTCCTCGCCGGAGACGGGGAGGCGTCGACCGCGACCGATCTCGCGGCCCTCCCGGACGGGACGATCCTGCTGGCTGAGCGGCTCACCCCGAGCGACACCGCCGCGCTCGACCCCGACGCTGTCGCCGGGATCACGACCGTCGAGGGCGGTCGGACCTCCCACGCCGCGATCATCGCGCGGTCGCTCGCGGTCCCCGCGGTCGTCGGCGTCGGCGACGCCCTCGAATCGATCGGAGACGGGGAGACGGTCCTCGTCGACGGCGAGGCCGGCGAGGTCGTCGTCGACCCCGACGAGGCGCGCCGCGAATCGGTGCGGGAATCGGGCCATGAGGTGATCCCCGAGCGCGTCGAGACGGTCGACGGCCGGTCGGTCGAGGTCGCCGCGAACGTTGGCGGCGAGGCCGAACTGGCGCCGGCCGCCGAGCGCGGCGCGGACGGGATCGGCCTGTTCCGGACCGAGTTCCTCTTCGTCGACCGCGAGGCGCCGCCGAGCGAGGACGAGCAGTACGCGGCCGTGACCACCGCGCTGTCGGCGTTCCCCGACGACCGCGTCGTCGTCCGGACGCTCGACGTCGGCGGCGACAAGCCGGTTCCGTACCTCGACCTCCCCGAGGAGCCGAACCCGTTCCTCGGGCGGCGCGGGATCCGGCTGTCGCTCGACGAGCACGCCGACCTCTTCGAGACGCAGCTCCGCGCGCTGCTCCGCGCCGCGGCGACCGAGGACGGCGACGGGCTCGCCGTTATGTTCCCGCTCGTCACGCGGGTCGAGGAGGTCGAGCGCGCGGTCGACGCCGTCGAGTCGGTCGCCGACGACCTCGCGGCCGAGGGCGTCGACCACGCCGTCCCGGAACTGGGGGCGATGGTCGAGACGCCCGCGGCGGCGTTCCTCGCGGACGCGCTCGCCGAGCGCCTCGACTTCCTGAGCGTCGGGACGAACGACCTCGCGGGGTACGTGATGGCGGCCGACCGCGGCAACGACGCCGTCGCCGACTATCACGACCCGCTCCACCCGGCGGTGATGCGCGCGCTCGACCGCACGACCGCGGCCGCCGAGGGGAGCGACGCCTGGGTCGGGATGTGCGGCGAGATGGCCGGCGACCCGGCGCTGACGGAACTGCTCGTCGGACTCGGCTTCGACGAGCTCAGCATGAGCGCGGTGACGGTGCCCGAGGTGAAGGCGCGCGTCCGCGAGGTGGACGCCGACGCCGCGGCGTCGCTCGCGAACGAGGCGCTCGCCTGCGAGACGCGCGGCGAGGTGCTGGACGTGCTGGAGATCGGCGAGCGCGACGCGTAGCCGACTCCGGAAACCAGGGCGGCGCCGCTCCTACAGCTTCTCGATGTCCCGGGCTGCCTCCGCCTGCTCGCGCACGGACTCGACCGTGGCCGACGGGTCGGTGGCCGCGACCGCGGCGTTGACCGCGCCTTCGAGGACCGGCGCGTCCGCGATGACCGCCTCCGCGTCGCTCAGCTCGACCGCGACGTCCGCGTTCATCACCGCGCTGCCGAGGTCGACGAGGACGACGACGCCGTCCGCGTCGCCCTCGTCTTCCTCGCCCCCATCCGCGTCACTCTCCTCCTCTTCGCCCCCGGCTGCGGCGTCGATCGCCGCCTCGATCGCGTCGGGGACGGTGCCGATCCCACCCTTCCCGTCGCCGCCGACCGGTTCGATCCGGGTGTCGCCAGCCATCTCGGCCGCGATCTCCGCGATCCCCTCGGCGGCGCGCTCGCTGTGCGAGACGACGACGATCCCGACCATCAGTCGTCCTCCGAGCCCCCCGCGTCGTCGGGGTCCTCGTCCGGGATCGTCGGCGAGGCGGCGTCCGTCTCTGGAACGTCGACGCCGAGCCGCTCGGCGGCGACCGCGAGCAGCTCTTCGAGGATGAACAGGGTGCTCGTCGCGCCCGGGTCTTGGTGCCCGACCGAGCGCCAGCCGAGGTAGGAGGCGCGCCCCTTCCGCGCCCGGATCGGGACGGTGAACGCGACGCCGCGCTCGGCGGCGTCGACCGCCTTCGCGAGCGCCTCGATCGGCGGCAGGTTGTCGACCTCGATCGACTTCTTGAACGTGTGGACCGCGGGCGTCAGCGCGTCCACCATCGTCTGGTCGCCGACGCGCGCGTCGCCGCGGTCCTCGACCTTCTCCAGGTACGTCTCGGCGAACGCGACCGCCGTTTCGGGGGTGATCCCGCCGTCGAGCTCGCCCGCCGCGAACACGAGCGACCCGCCGAACAGCGGCCCGGAGGCGCCGCCGACCTCGCTCATCAGCGTCTTGCCGACTGTCTTCGCGACGGTCTCCGGGTCCGGGTCGTCGAGGTCGCGCGCGGCGTCGGCCGCCTCGGCCCACCCGCGCGCCATGTTTCCGCCGTGGTCGGCGTCGCCGATGGCGGAGTCCAGCTGGGTGAGGTGGTCGCGCTCGGCTTCGATGCGCTCGGCGACGGCCTCGACGGCCGCGACGACCGCCGCCCCGTCGTCGCTCATTTCTTCGTCAGCGCCGGGGTGTCGGCCGGCGCGTCGAACAGCTCCTTCAGTTCGTCGTCGACCGCGCACACCGTGATCGACGCGCCCGCCATGTCCAGCGAGGTCATGTAGTCGCCGACCCACGCGTCGTACGTCTCCAGGCCCCGCTCACCGAGCAGCTCTTGGAGCCGGCGGTTGACGACGAACAGCTCCATCTGCGGGGTGGCGCCCATCCCGTTGACGATCGTGAGCACTTCCTGTCCCTCGTCGAGGTCGAGGTCGTCGAGGACCGCCTCGGTCAGGTGCTCGGTGATCTCGTCGGCCGACATCACGTCCGTGCGCTCCGTCCCCGGCTCGCCGTGGATCCCGATGCCGAGTTCGATCTCGTCGTCGCCAAGATCGAAGGTGGGCTCGCCCTTCTCGGGGGTGACACAGGAGGTGAGCGCGGTGCCCATCGTGCCGACGTTGTCGATCACCTTCTCGGCGACGCGCTTCACCTCGCTCAGATCGGCGCCCTGCGCGGCCTTCGCGCCGGCGGCCTTGTGGACGAGGATCGTCCCGCAGACGCCGCGGCGCCCGGAGGTGTACAGCGAGTCCTCGACGGCCACGTCGTCGTTCACCACGACGCTTTCCACCTCGATCCCCTCCATCTCCGCAAGTTCGATGGCGGTCTCGAAGTTCATTACGTCGCCCTCGTAGTTCTTGATGATCGCGAGGACGCCGTCGCCAGCGTCGCAGGCGCCGATCAGTTCCTCGAACTCGTCCGCCGTCGGCGAGGAGAACACGTCGCCCGCGGCCGCCCCGTCGAGCATGCCGTCGCCGACGTATCCCGCGTGGGTCGGCTCGTGGCCGCTGCCGCCCCCGGTCACCAGCGCTACCTTCCCCTCGACCGGCCCGTCGTCGCGGACGAGCACCTGCGTGTCCGGCAGGCGTCGCAGGCGGTCGGGATACGCCGCCGTCATCCCGTCCAGCATCTCGTCGACGACGTCGTCCGGGTCGTTGATCAGCTTCTTCATGATCGTTGGTACCGACTCACTCGGTTCGCATAAGCGTAGTGGCCCTCAGCCCCGCCGTGCCCCCCGTCGAGCGGTCAGTTGGGTTCCAGTTCGCGGGTGCCGCACTCGCGACACCGGGCGACCCCGGCGTCGGTCCGGTCGGGCACGCGGAACTCGTGGCCGTTCTCGCAGACGCCGCCGTCGTCGAACGGGTCGGTCGCCGGCTCGATGTCGGTCGACTCGCAGGCCGGGCAGCCGAACGCGCCGTGGCCCAACTGTGTCGGCTCTTCGAAGTAGTGGCCCCTCCGGCAGCGCCCGCCGTCCTCGACGCCGTCCGTGCCAGGCGCGACGTTCTTGACGTTACACTTCGGGCAGTAGTACGTCCCGTCACCGGCCTGCTTCGGCGACGCGAAGTAGTGGCCGTTCGCACAGCTGCCCCCGCGGTCGAACGGATTCATGCCTCGGCCGACGGAGAACTGCGTGTAAACCCCTGTGGTCGGGATCGTTCCGGGATTCCGAAAAGAGAGCCGCGGCGTGGGCCCGACCTCCTGCCGTGGCTTTCACCGGCCATCCACGGCTCGCGCCTGTTACGCGCTCTCCGTCGTCGACGTCGCGGTCACTATGACCTAACGCTGCTGCTCGACCGCGCGTACTCAGAGGTGGCAGGGACCTCGCCGACACTACCGACGAGACGCCGGCGAGGAGGAGACCGATACCCGACGAGTTACGACACTGCGTCGCGGACAGCGCCCGGGACGTCCGCTCGGTCGACCTCCCGAACCGACGAGATGTCGGGGTCGCTCTCCCCGTACTTGTACCCCGACCCGGTCATTATCACGGCGATGTCGTCGTCGGGACCGAACTCGCCGGCCGCGGCGAGGTCCCGCACGGCGGCCGTGGCCACGGCACACGACGGCTCGACCGAGACGCCGGCGTCGGCCGCGAGGCGGTCCGTCTCGGCGAGCATCGCCTCCTCTGGGACGGAGACGACGCCGCCGTCCGTCTCCGCGACGGCGGCCAGCGCCCGGTTCCCGCTCGGCGGATCTGCGTTGTTGATCGAGACGGCCGCCGTCGGCTCGCCGGTGACCGGCTCGACGTGCGACGCCCCGCGCCGGTACGCCTGCGCGATCGGGTCGCAGCGCGCGGCCTGCGCGAGGTAGATCCGCGGCGTCGTCGCGAGTAGCCCCGCCGCGTCCAGTTCCCTGAGCGCCTTCCAGACCCCGCTCGCCTGCCCGCCGCTGCTTACCGGTAGGACGATCGCGTCCGGGGCGTCGGGGGCGAAGGCCTCGCAGATCTCGTACGCGACGGTCTTCTGTCCGGCCACTCGGAGCGGGGCGTCCGAGTTGAGGAACGCGGCGCCGAGGTCGTGTTCGAGGGTGTCGTGGTAGAGCCGTCCGTACTCCCCGTGGACCCGGAACAGGTGCGGGTCGTGTTGGGCGATCATCGCGAGCCGGGAGTCGGGGGTGTCCTCGGCCACGAGGATGACCGCCTCCCGGTCAGCCGCGGCGGCGTGGGCGGCGACGCTCAGCGCCATGTTGCCGTGCGACACCGTCCCGACCGGCCCGTCGATCCGACTGATACCGACGGCCGTGCCGCGGTCCTTGAAGCTCCCCGTCGGATTGACGCCCTCCACCTTGAGGTGGATCCGAGGGCCGCCCGTCGATTCGATCGACGGCGCACGGAACAGCGGCGTCCCGCCCGCGGCGGCGGCGAGCCCGGTCGGCGTCGTCGCGGGGAGCACTGACTCGTACCGCCAGAGGGTGTCTCGGCCGAGCGAACCGTCGCCCGTGTCGGGCCAGTCGAACGCCGCCGCGTCGGTCTCGAACCAGAGTGGTTCGCCGCAGCGACAGCGGGTCGCGTCTCCGAACGGGTACGTCTCCCCGCAGTCGTAACACGTCAACTGCTCCATACCCCTCTCTCACGGGCGGTGTACAAATGATTGGTTACGAGACCCGACCGCTGATCTCGGTCGGCTACTCGCGGATGCGACGCCAATCGTGGACCTTCGATATGAGTCCGAATACACGAAATCGCGGTAGGTCCGTAGGAGCGATTTAGACGTGGATTCCGTTTGTCGTGTATCTGAATCGACTACTTCCAGCCTATTCATCTAATTTTCTGCCCTGATATTCGTGCCAGTAAGTACATAAGGCAGGTCCGTCTCATCTACGGTAACCAGCAACCGATCTGAACGAAAACGGGGTCTAGTAAGCGTCGTCAACGGCGCTTACGTCCCGGAGATTTCGTTCGTCGGTGGCCGCTGGGTTCAAACTATGAAACCAAGCAACCAATCCAACGCGGACGACAGGGCAGTGAGTCCCGTCATCGGCGTCATCCTCATGGTCGCGATTACTGTCATCCTGGCGGCGGTCATCGGGACGTTCGTTCTCGGACTCGGCGACCAGTTGGGTGACACCGCGCCGCAGGCCAGTTTCGATATCGACAGTTCGAATGACACAGCGGTTAACATCACCAAAACCGGTGGTCAGGCGATTCCGATCGACGACCTCGTTATCTCTATCGATGGAACGAGGTACGATGATGCCAACACAAGTATCTCGGGCGATTGGCAAACCGGGGTAACGGTGACCTACAGCGAAAACACCGCGTTCCCGGATAATACGGATGCGACGGTCCAACTCATCCACGATCCGAGCGGGAACGTGATCTTTGAGGGAACGGCGGACCTCTCAGCCTAATCGGAACCCCGCCATCTCTAACGAGATTCTTTTTTCTATCTGCCCGAGCACATCTATTTGAACTGCTGGGCCGCAGCTAGATCCAACTCAACATTAGCTCTGCGGAAATTTTTGTTTGACTAAGTAAGATCACCGAGCGCAGCGTCGATCGTCACACTCCTCGCTTGGTCGTCATCAGAACCGCTCGCCTTTCGAACTGGCACACCCACTCGCCGTTCGAGCCAATTCGGGTACATCTGTCGTGGATCATGAATCTATCTACGCCGGACCACAAGGTGCGCCGAGAACCCCATACAAAGCTCTCAACCTTGCCTTACGAATTCCAACAGCGTCGGCACTAGACCGTCTACCGGGAAGTGTACCAGATACGTTCGCTTCCTAGAAGATTGGTGCTCCCGAATCGCAATCGAGACATCGGTGTGTACGGCCGTCCTCGTCGCCGTAAACGCGGCGGAAGTTCGCGGCCACGTGCGCGTCGTACTGAAGACATGCTTCGGCTATCCCGAGATTGGCGCAACATCATGCCGACACCACTTCGGCTAACGCGGATCGGGGGACAGTGAGGACTACCGGCTTAATTCTTGCCTAGACAAGACACGCTAGCGGGTTGCTGGTGATCTAAGACAACGAAATTGGGTGGCTGGGGAGTCCCAGCCCACCAATCCCGAGCGGCCAATGACCGCCCGTGAAGCAGGTGGGCCAACACGGATTTGAACCGTGGACCTCCCGGTTATCAGCCGAGCGCTCAACCTGACTGAGCTATTGGCCCAGGTGAGCGCATTCAGTCGTTGCGCGGGTAGGATTTTAAGGGTTTCCTTTCGGGAGCCGCCCGCCGTGTGGCGGTTTCACGGTGCGTCTCGACGCCGGCGCCGTCAGTCGGTTCCCGTCCGCTCCTCCTCTTCGACGGTGAAATCCACGTCGACGACGTCGTCATCGTCCGCCGACGCGCCGCCGCGGTCCGCGCTCGCCCCGACATCTCCGTTGCCAGCGTCACCGCCGTCGAACCCGTCCGGACCGCCGCCGGAGAATCCGCCGCCCATCGTGAAGCCCCCCTCGCCGTCGTCGGGGAAGCCGCCGATGTAGACGTTGCCCGAGAGGAAGCCGTCCGTCTCGCGTTCGATGTACGGGACGACGACGTACTTCTTCAGGGCCACGCGGATCGGCACCCGGGAGAGCGGGAGCGCGAGCAGGAAGCCGACCGCGTCGGTAACGAGCCCCGGTGTGAGCAGGAACGCGCCCGCGGCGATGAGCAGTCCGCCGTCGAGCAGTTCGTCGGTCGGCGGCTTCCCCTGCGCGACCTTCCGTTGGAGGCGCGCGAGGGTCGCGCGCCCTTCGGCGCGCAGCAGGAGCATCCCGAGGACGGCCGTCAACACGACTAGGGCGACCGTCACCGGCCACCCGAGCCGCGTCGCCACCACGATCAGGAACAGCGCGTCCACGAGGGGGACGACGAGGAGCAGCGCGAGCAGCGTTCGCGGGCGCATACCCCCGCCTTCCCGCCGGGCGCCCATAGCCCTTTTCGTCGCGGGCGGGGTCCGTCGGGGGCTCGCGGCCCGCTCGCGGTCCGAGTCGATCGCGTCCGCCGCGACCGCCACGGCTTTGCCCGCCCGGTCCGAGCCGGCGGTATGGACATCGTCGGCGCGCTCGGCCGCGACCCGCCGGACCGCGAGTCGCTCCCGCGGTGGGTCGCGCCGCTCCCGAAACGGCTGGAGGACGTCGCCTTCCGGTTCGCGTGGGTCATCGTCGCCATCAACCTCGTCGGCACCGCGTTCGGCTTCTGGTACTACCGGTTTCAGTTCCGGGCCCTCCCGACCGAGATGTGGCTATTCATCCCGGACAGCCCCGGCGCGACGCTGCTCATCGCGCTCGCGCTCGGCGCGTGGGCGCTCGGCCGGTCAAGCGACACGCTCGCCGCGCTGGCGTTCTTCGGGAACGTCAAGCTCGGCCTGTGGACCCCGTACGTCCTCGTCGTCTTCTGGCCGGAGTTCCTCGCGGTCAACGGCCCGGCGCTGTACGCCTTCCTGTTCTTCAGCCACCTCGCGATGGTGGTCCAGGCGTTCGTCCTCCACCGGATCACCGACTTCCCGCTGAAGGCGGTCGCGGTCGCGACCGCGTGGTACACCGTCGACCTGTTGATGGACTACTTCGTGCCCGTGATCGGCGAGGTGACCCACACCTCGCTGCCGTACGCCGACAGCGCGCCGTGGTTCACGACGACCGTCCTCCAGGTCGCGGCCGCCGGCGCGGTCGCTCTCACCGTGATCCCGCTGTTCTGGACGCTCGGAACGCGGATCGCGACGCTGCGAGGCCGCGAAAGCGACGCCGGGTCGTCGTCGCAGTAGGAGAGCGTCGAGCCCGCCCGCGCTCACCGATTTAAGTGGACGGCCGACCTC includes the following:
- a CDS encoding biotin--[acetyl-CoA-carboxylase] ligase, translating into MDTRRALLDALAADDGPVSGPALAESLDVSRAAVWKAVEGLREEGFAVESTPDGYVAPDDPGYSGAGIAFGLDAPYSVEYHDRVGSTNERARELAGEGAADVAVVADEQTGSRGRLDREWVAPSGGVWLSVLTRPDVPTARAPLFTLAAAVATTDAARQAGVDARIKWPNDVLVAGDGNGEGGGDPDPTGRGGRKLAGILTEMEGEADRVGWLVVGVGVNANLDPETLPAGATSLSAERGAPVDRRRFAATLLERYAELTASPEALDGVLPAWRERASTLGRRVRVEAADGVVEGTAVDVAEPGALVIDTDEGRRRVHAGDCEHLRDAE
- a CDS encoding universal stress protein, which gives rise to MPLYDRILVPTDGSSEGELAVCHALDLAAVHGASVRAIYVVDTARYAGMPMETTWEGVGDLLYDDGEAALETVRELAADRDVDVETAVVEGSPSREIITHAEEAGCDLVVMGTHGRGGIDRLLLGSVAEKVVRGSSVPVLTVRIGDGEEPPSAAESATAGEAAGTDAEGPVSDATETG
- a CDS encoding DUF5789 family protein; translation: MSDEITLSRLEPTLEDHAYPADRDALAEAFAGTTVLFADGDADLGDLLADVDQETFESADDAHAALQNVLPIEALGEPGQSDGDA
- a CDS encoding redox-regulated ATPase YchF, which gives rise to MSYRIGLVGKPSVGKSTFFNAATMNDVPEGAYPFTTIDPTVGEAYVRVDCAAPEFDETCTPSVGVCREGTRFVPVKLVDVAGLVPGAHEGRGLGNQFLTDLNETDVLIHVVDFSGKTDIEGEATEGHDPREDIDFLEEELDAWYLDVLEKGLEKYETRYQGADAAVEEELAEQMSAFGTDKDRMKRTILAQGLELDPETWDETDRIELAREIRKRTKPMVIAANKMDTPEAQANWEEITSDPDYDHLSFVPASAHAEKALKNADEAGVVDYTPGEDEFEVVGDVSGEQAAGLDQIAEFVGEYNGTGVQGALEAAVFDVLGCIAVFPGSANGSKDEKGVFRDCFILPEGATTEDFAYHIHSDIGEGLLHGTDCRSGRQVGADRELSHRDVIELVSTKQAAP
- a CDS encoding HPr family phosphocarrier protein encodes the protein MERTVTVEPEAGLHARPASKLVQTANRFDADVSIGRADDGDDGLVRADSMLSVSGLNVEHGESVRVVAEGPDAEAALDAVCDLLTSPVEEADEEETDGGDAEDAP
- the ptsP gene encoding phosphoenolpyruvate--protein phosphotransferase, whose protein sequence is MRTLAGVGSTPRAGVGTARWYRPEADLSLPDRPDAVDADAELDRYEAARDAAREALRDARDRTAERVGEKEAAVFEAHEGFLDDPTIVEDVAAAIREGTPAEHAVADRFDEAVAQFEGMEGRMAERADDLRDVRDRLLRALLAGDGEASTATDLAALPDGTILLAERLTPSDTAALDPDAVAGITTVEGGRTSHAAIIARSLAVPAVVGVGDALESIGDGETVLVDGEAGEVVVDPDEARRESVRESGHEVIPERVETVDGRSVEVAANVGGEAELAPAAERGADGIGLFRTEFLFVDREAPPSEDEQYAAVTTALSAFPDDRVVVRTLDVGGDKPVPYLDLPEEPNPFLGRRGIRLSLDEHADLFETQLRALLRAAATEDGDGLAVMFPLVTRVEEVERAVDAVESVADDLAAEGVDHAVPELGAMVETPAAAFLADALAERLDFLSVGTNDLAGYVMAADRGNDAVADYHDPLHPAVMRALDRTTAAAEGSDAWVGMCGEMAGDPALTELLVGLGFDELSMSAVTVPEVKARVREVDADAAASLANEALACETRGEVLDVLEIGERDA
- a CDS encoding PTS sugar transporter subunit IIA domain-containing protein, whose amino-acid sequence is MVGIVVVSHSERAAEGIAEIAAEMAGDTRIEPVGGDGKGGIGTVPDAIEAAIDAAAGGEEEESDADGGEEDEGDADGVVVLVDLGSAVMNADVAVELSDAEAVIADAPVLEGAVNAAVAATDPSATVESVREQAEAARDIEKL
- the dhaL gene encoding dihydroxyacetone kinase subunit DhaL — translated: MSDDGAAVVAAVEAVAERIEAERDHLTQLDSAIGDADHGGNMARGWAEAADAARDLDDPDPETVAKTVGKTLMSEVGGASGPLFGGSLVFAAGELDGGITPETAVAFAETYLEKVEDRGDARVGDQTMVDALTPAVHTFKKSIEVDNLPPIEALAKAVDAAERGVAFTVPIRARKGRASYLGWRSVGHQDPGATSTLFILEELLAVAAERLGVDVPETDAASPTIPDEDPDDAGGSEDD
- the dhaK gene encoding dihydroxyacetone kinase subunit DhaK, which produces MKKLINDPDDVVDEMLDGMTAAYPDRLRRLPDTQVLVRDDGPVEGKVALVTGGGSGHEPTHAGYVGDGMLDGAAAGDVFSSPTADEFEELIGACDAGDGVLAIIKNYEGDVMNFETAIELAEMEGIEVESVVVNDDVAVEDSLYTSGRRGVCGTILVHKAAGAKAAQGADLSEVKRVAEKVIDNVGTMGTALTSCVTPEKGEPTFDLGDDEIELGIGIHGEPGTERTDVMSADEITEHLTEAVLDDLDLDEGQEVLTIVNGMGATPQMELFVVNRRLQELLGERGLETYDAWVGDYMTSLDMAGASITVCAVDDELKELFDAPADTPALTKK
- a CDS encoding threonine synthase; amino-acid sequence: MEQLTCYDCGETYPFGDATRCRCGEPLWFETDAAAFDWPDTGDGSLGRDTLWRYESVLPATTPTGLAAAAGGTPLFRAPSIESTGGPRIHLKVEGVNPTGSFKDRGTAVGISRIDGPVGTVSHGNMALSVAAHAAAADREAVILVAEDTPDSRLAMIAQHDPHLFRVHGEYGRLYHDTLEHDLGAAFLNSDAPLRVAGQKTVAYEICEAFAPDAPDAIVLPVSSGGQASGVWKALRELDAAGLLATTPRIYLAQAARCDPIAQAYRRGASHVEPVTGEPTAAVSINNADPPSGNRALAAVAETDGGVVSVPEEAMLAETDRLAADAGVSVEPSCAVATAAVRDLAAAGEFGPDDDIAVIMTGSGYKYGESDPDISSVREVDRADVPGAVRDAVS